The following proteins are co-located in the Vallicoccus soli genome:
- a CDS encoding 3-methyladenine DNA glycosylase encodes MEVLAEPVWRARRAAHEARVDAWTAGHRERARTGRAHPVEDFLFTYYSQRPARLRRWSPGAGVVCAGGDELLGTPGFVAVDGGAAVEPLPAARRAAAASVRTLLARTAGRAPSYGCFGLHEWAMVHRQEQAEVRHAAWPLRLGPKGTTAVVERSRVRCSHVDAFRFFTPTARPLNELQPTRATQADLEQPGCLHATMDLYKWAYKHSPQVPSELVGDCFALAREVRELDMRASPYDLSALGYAPVAVEEPAGRAEYAAAQRAFAERAAPLRARLVAALDALLA; translated from the coding sequence GTGGAGGTCCTCGCCGAGCCCGTGTGGCGCGCCCGCCGGGCCGCGCACGAGGCCCGCGTGGACGCCTGGACCGCCGGCCACCGCGAGCGGGCGCGCACGGGCCGGGCCCACCCGGTGGAGGACTTCCTCTTCACGTACTACTCCCAGCGCCCGGCGCGGCTGCGCCGCTGGTCCCCCGGCGCCGGCGTCGTCTGCGCCGGCGGGGACGAGCTGCTCGGGACGCCGGGCTTCGTCGCCGTCGACGGCGGCGCGGCGGTCGAGCCGCTGCCGGCGGCCCGGCGCGCCGCGGCGGCGTCGGTGCGGACCCTGCTGGCCCGCACCGCCGGCCGGGCGCCCTCGTACGGCTGCTTCGGGCTGCACGAGTGGGCGATGGTCCACCGCCAGGAGCAGGCGGAGGTGCGCCACGCGGCGTGGCCGCTGCGCCTCGGCCCCAAGGGGACGACCGCCGTCGTCGAGCGCTCGCGGGTGCGGTGCAGCCACGTCGACGCGTTCCGCTTCTTCACGCCCACGGCGCGCCCCCTCAACGAGCTGCAGCCGACGCGCGCGACGCAGGCCGACCTGGAGCAGCCGGGCTGCCTGCACGCGACGATGGACCTCTACAAGTGGGCGTACAAGCACTCGCCGCAGGTCCCCTCTGAGCTCGTCGGCGACTGCTTCGCCCTCGCCCGCGAGGTCCGCGAGCTCGACATGCGGGCCAGCCCGTACGACCTCTCCGCGCTCGGCTACGCCCCGGTGGCGGTCGAGGAGCCGGCCGGGCGCGCCGAGTACGCCGCCGCCCAGCGCGCCTTCGCCGAGCGCGCCGCCCCGCTGCGCGCCCGGCTCGTCGCCGCCCTGGACGCCCTGCTCGCCTGA